In a genomic window of Mycolicibacterium neoaurum VKM Ac-1815D:
- a CDS encoding AMP-binding protein: protein MKSYDAGPTTTPLIEETIGANFARTVAAHPDIEALVDVAQGKRWTYRELDDEVDIIARGLLGRGIAKGDRVGIWSPNRSEWTIVQYATAKIGAILVNINPAYRTHELAYVLNQAQVRMLISATEFKTSNYVGMVAEVRKEAPSLSEVIFLGTGDWEALRDDAVPAGRLAERQATLSNTDPINIQYTSGTTGFPKGATLSHRNILNNGFFVTEGINFTPGDRLCIPVPFYHCFGMVMGNLGCTTHGVTMVIPAPGFDPGLTLEAVEAERCTGVYGVPTMFIAMQNHPSFADRDLSSLRTGIMAGAVCPVEVMKRCINEMHMAEVAIAYGMTETSPVSCQTLHDDDLERRTATIGRAHPHVEVKIVDPNTGEIVERGHPGEFCTRGYSVMLGYWDDPDKTAEAIDEDGWMHTGDLAVMREDGYCTIVGRIKDMVIRGGENIYPREIEEFLYTHPGIEDAQVIGVPDARYGEEICAWIKMKPGAHPLDAAALRTFAEGRLAHYKIPRYVHLVEEFPMTVTGKIRKVQMREESVQILGL from the coding sequence ATGAAAAGCTATGACGCGGGGCCCACCACGACCCCTCTGATCGAAGAGACCATCGGTGCCAACTTCGCCCGCACGGTCGCTGCGCACCCCGATATCGAGGCACTTGTCGATGTGGCGCAGGGAAAGCGGTGGACCTACCGCGAACTCGACGATGAGGTCGATATCATCGCGCGGGGTTTGCTCGGCAGGGGTATCGCCAAGGGCGACCGCGTAGGGATCTGGTCTCCGAACAGATCCGAGTGGACCATCGTCCAGTACGCGACCGCCAAGATCGGTGCCATCCTGGTCAATATCAATCCGGCCTACCGCACACACGAATTGGCCTATGTGCTCAACCAGGCGCAAGTGCGGATGCTGATCTCGGCAACCGAGTTCAAGACCAGCAACTACGTCGGGATGGTTGCCGAGGTGCGCAAGGAGGCGCCCTCGTTGAGCGAGGTGATCTTCCTGGGCACCGGCGACTGGGAGGCTCTGCGCGACGACGCGGTACCCGCAGGCCGGCTGGCCGAACGCCAAGCGACGTTGTCCAACACCGACCCGATCAATATCCAATACACCTCGGGCACAACGGGTTTCCCGAAGGGTGCGACGCTGTCGCACCGCAACATCCTGAACAACGGCTTCTTCGTCACCGAGGGCATCAACTTCACCCCCGGCGATCGGCTCTGCATACCGGTGCCGTTCTACCACTGCTTCGGCATGGTGATGGGCAATCTCGGCTGCACCACCCACGGCGTCACCATGGTCATCCCGGCGCCCGGGTTCGATCCCGGATTGACCCTGGAAGCCGTTGAGGCCGAGCGCTGTACGGGCGTGTACGGCGTGCCGACCATGTTCATCGCCATGCAGAACCACCCGAGCTTCGCCGACCGTGACCTGTCGAGCCTGCGCACCGGGATCATGGCCGGCGCGGTGTGTCCGGTCGAGGTGATGAAGCGTTGCATCAACGAGATGCACATGGCCGAGGTGGCCATCGCCTATGGCATGACCGAGACCTCGCCGGTGTCGTGCCAGACCTTGCACGATGACGACCTGGAGCGCCGCACCGCCACCATCGGCCGGGCGCACCCCCATGTCGAGGTGAAGATCGTCGACCCGAACACCGGCGAAATCGTCGAACGCGGGCACCCCGGCGAGTTCTGCACCCGTGGCTACTCGGTGATGCTCGGGTACTGGGACGATCCCGACAAGACCGCCGAGGCGATCGACGAGGATGGCTGGATGCACACCGGCGACCTGGCGGTGATGCGCGAGGACGGCTACTGCACCATCGTCGGCCGGATCAAGGACATGGTGATCCGCGGTGGCGAGAACATCTACCCGCGCGAGATCGAGGAATTCCTCTACACCCACCCCGGCATCGAGGACGCCCAGGTGATCGGTGTCCCGGACGCGCGGTACGGCGAGGAGATCTGCGCCTGGATCAAGATGAAGCCGGGGGCGCACCCCCTCGATGCCGCGGCGCTGCGGACGTTCGCCGAGGGCCGGCTGGCGCACTACAAGATCCCGCGCTATGTGCATCTGGTCGAGGAGTTCCCGATGACGGTCACCGGCAAGATCCGTAAGGTGCAGATGCGCGAGGAGAGTGTGCAGATCCTGGGGCTGTAG
- a CDS encoding AMP-binding protein → MSINTERYRAARDQLVAVISDYDKAVGTFEWPHIEGTFNWAIDWFDVIARDNTRPALWIVEQDGTETKVSFAEMAQRSDRVATWLKSLGVGKGDRVILMLGNQVELWEAMLAVAKLGAVIMPTTGALGPEDLADRITRGAAQYVIANAADAGKFDAVPGEYTRISIGQVDGWHSYTDAYAVTPQTFEAVTTTGDPLLIYFTSGTTSKPKLVEHSQVSYPVGHMSTMAWIGVTPGDVHLAISSPGWAKHAWSCFFAPWIAEATIFVYNYSRFDAAELLHQIRRAGVNTFCAPPTVWRMLIQADLGPKPDGLREILGAGEPLNPEVIGAVERAWGLTIRDGFGQTETTLQIGNTPGQPVKPGSMGRPMPGVPVVLVDPLTGDQADEGEICLDLVARPLNLMTGYLDDPKRNAAVMADSYYHTGDVASRDADGYITYIGRTDDVFKSSDYKVSPFELESVLIEHPAVVEAAIVPQPHETRLAVPKAYVALAQGWPADAETAKGIMEYARDHLAPYLKVRRVEFFELPKTISGKIRRVELRRREDEAHKSGKQIETEHRYEDLLGERSDGT, encoded by the coding sequence ATGAGCATCAACACCGAGCGTTATCGGGCCGCCCGCGACCAGTTGGTGGCCGTGATCAGCGACTACGACAAGGCTGTCGGCACCTTCGAATGGCCGCATATCGAGGGCACGTTCAACTGGGCCATCGACTGGTTCGATGTCATCGCGCGCGACAACACACGCCCGGCGCTGTGGATCGTCGAGCAGGACGGCACCGAGACGAAGGTCAGCTTCGCCGAGATGGCACAGCGTTCCGACCGCGTCGCGACCTGGCTCAAGAGCCTGGGCGTCGGTAAGGGTGACCGCGTCATCCTGATGCTCGGTAACCAGGTCGAACTGTGGGAGGCCATGCTCGCGGTCGCGAAACTCGGCGCGGTGATCATGCCGACCACCGGCGCGCTGGGCCCCGAGGATCTGGCCGATCGCATCACCCGCGGCGCGGCCCAGTACGTCATCGCCAACGCCGCTGACGCGGGCAAGTTCGATGCGGTGCCGGGGGAGTACACGCGGATCAGCATCGGGCAGGTGGACGGCTGGCACTCCTACACCGACGCCTACGCGGTGACCCCGCAGACCTTCGAGGCGGTGACCACGACGGGTGACCCGCTGCTCATCTACTTCACCTCCGGCACCACCAGCAAGCCCAAGCTGGTCGAGCACTCGCAGGTGTCCTACCCGGTGGGGCACATGTCGACGATGGCGTGGATCGGCGTCACACCCGGTGACGTCCATCTGGCCATCAGCTCACCGGGCTGGGCCAAGCACGCCTGGAGCTGCTTCTTCGCGCCGTGGATCGCCGAGGCGACGATCTTCGTCTACAACTACAGCCGCTTCGATGCCGCCGAGTTGCTGCACCAGATCCGTCGGGCCGGCGTCAACACGTTCTGCGCGCCCCCGACGGTATGGCGGATGCTCATCCAGGCCGATCTGGGGCCCAAGCCCGACGGCCTGCGCGAGATCCTCGGCGCCGGCGAGCCGCTGAACCCCGAAGTCATCGGCGCCGTCGAGCGGGCGTGGGGACTGACCATCCGGGACGGCTTCGGGCAGACCGAGACCACCCTGCAGATCGGCAACACCCCCGGCCAGCCGGTCAAGCCCGGTTCGATGGGCCGCCCGATGCCCGGTGTGCCGGTGGTACTGGTCGATCCGCTGACCGGTGATCAGGCCGACGAGGGCGAGATCTGTCTGGATCTCGTTGCCAGGCCGCTGAATCTGATGACCGGCTACCTCGACGACCCGAAACGCAACGCGGCGGTGATGGCCGACAGCTACTACCACACCGGCGATGTGGCCAGCCGTGACGCCGACGGATACATCACCTATATCGGGCGCACGGACGACGTCTTCAAATCCAGCGACTACAAGGTGTCGCCGTTCGAACTGGAAAGTGTGCTGATCGAGCACCCCGCCGTGGTGGAGGCCGCCATCGTCCCGCAGCCGCACGAGACCCGGCTGGCCGTGCCGAAAGCCTATGTCGCGCTGGCCCAAGGATGGCCGGCCGATGCCGAGACGGCCAAGGGCATCATGGAATACGCCCGCGACCATCTGGCGCCCTACCTGAAGGTGCGTCGCGTCGAGTTCTTCGAGTTACCCAAGACCATTTCCGGCAAGATCCGGCGCGTCGAACTGCGCAGGCGCGAGGATGAGGCACACAAGTCGGGTAAGCAGATCGAGACCGAACACCGCTACGAGGATCTCCTGGGCGAGCGAAGCGACGGGACATAG
- a CDS encoding ATP-binding cassette domain-containing protein, which yields MADPEPAVVARAIRVKGPWGPVYGPVDLDIDAGGVTALIHPAGTGRTALLLTLAGRMRAQSGTITVFGHSDARKIFDVSALANIDALDKIAESVTVADLITEQQRWDAPWYRFIGKAGASDLSALCATTFGDVPLPDMDAYFDQVGELNQVLLRIALANTGTPPLLVVGDLDGITDDNNRAVVLDRLIALGENQTVITASANPVPGAKAELKVSE from the coding sequence GTGGCAGATCCAGAACCGGCCGTCGTCGCCAGAGCAATACGGGTCAAGGGCCCATGGGGTCCGGTCTATGGCCCGGTCGACCTGGACATCGACGCCGGTGGCGTGACGGCCCTGATCCATCCGGCCGGTACCGGTCGCACCGCCCTGCTGTTGACGCTGGCCGGGCGGATGCGGGCGCAGTCGGGCACCATCACCGTCTTCGGGCACAGCGACGCCCGCAAGATCTTCGACGTTTCGGCGCTGGCCAATATCGACGCGCTGGACAAGATCGCCGAGTCGGTCACCGTCGCCGATCTGATCACCGAACAGCAGCGCTGGGACGCCCCCTGGTATCGGTTCATCGGGAAGGCCGGAGCATCCGATCTCAGTGCCCTCTGCGCGACGACATTCGGGGATGTGCCGCTGCCCGATATGGATGCCTATTTCGACCAGGTAGGCGAGCTCAACCAGGTTCTGCTGCGCATCGCGCTGGCCAATACCGGCACCCCGCCGCTGCTGGTGGTCGGTGACCTCGACGGCATCACCGACGACAACAACCGCGCGGTGGTGTTGGACCGGCTGATCGCGCTGGGGGAGAACCAGACGGTGATCACCGCATCCGCCAATCCCGTTCCCGGCGCCAAAGCCGAGCTGAAAGTGAGTGAGTGA
- a CDS encoding rhomboid family intramembrane serine protease → MTYPQQPPPPPAPACYRHPGRPTYVSCTRCGRYICGDCMQSAAVGHQCPECVAAGAATVRPVQGRFGGKVAGDTPVITYALIAINIVMFVLQMASGRLENELPLWPPAVADGQFYRLITSAFLHYGIAHILFNMYALYVIGPSLERLLGRLRFSALYGLSALGGSVLVYLISPLNTATAGASGAVFGLFGAIFVVSRKLNLDVKWVIGLIVLNVVFTFAAPLIGAGAISWQGHLGGLIAGGLVAAGFVYAPRAQRNAVQAAVAGGLLVLFGVLIWWRTAQLLEMFGGYLHLS, encoded by the coding sequence ATGACGTACCCGCAGCAGCCGCCGCCACCGCCGGCCCCGGCCTGCTACCGCCATCCCGGCCGCCCGACCTATGTCTCCTGCACCCGCTGCGGCCGCTACATCTGCGGGGACTGCATGCAGTCGGCCGCGGTGGGTCACCAGTGCCCGGAATGCGTGGCGGCCGGCGCGGCGACCGTGCGGCCCGTGCAGGGACGGTTCGGTGGCAAGGTCGCCGGTGACACCCCGGTGATCACCTACGCACTCATCGCGATCAACATCGTCATGTTCGTCCTGCAGATGGCGTCGGGGCGGTTGGAGAACGAGCTGCCGCTGTGGCCTCCCGCGGTGGCCGACGGCCAGTTCTACCGGCTGATCACCTCGGCGTTCCTGCACTACGGGATCGCCCACATCCTGTTCAACATGTACGCCCTGTATGTCATCGGCCCGTCGCTGGAGCGCCTTCTCGGCCGGCTGCGGTTCAGCGCGCTCTACGGGCTGAGCGCGCTCGGCGGGTCGGTGCTGGTGTACCTGATCTCCCCGCTGAACACCGCCACGGCGGGCGCATCGGGTGCGGTGTTCGGGCTGTTCGGTGCGATCTTCGTGGTGTCGCGCAAGCTCAACCTCGACGTCAAATGGGTCATCGGGCTGATCGTGCTCAACGTGGTGTTCACCTTCGCGGCCCCGCTGATCGGCGCCGGTGCCATCAGCTGGCAAGGCCACCTCGGCGGTCTGATCGCCGGTGGCCTGGTGGCCGCCGGCTTCGTCTACGCACCGCGCGCGCAACGAAACGCGGTGCAGGCCGCGGTGGCGGGCGGGCTCCTGGTGCTGTTCGGCGTGCTCATCTGGTGGCGGACAGCACAACTGCTGGAGATGTTCGGCGGGTATCTGCACCTGAGCTGA
- a CDS encoding ABC transporter ATP-binding protein: MTANTDWRGQAVTADDENLPIDESVSRRREARWLLGSLLRPYKAVLAVLAVVVVVENAARLSVPLLVQRGIDHGIPPIVAGGTAHELVLILTALCGVVVVQATSRMYFLRRSGRIGQEILIELRRRLFRHFQRLDVAFHDRYTSGRVVARSTNDVDAIQDMLATGFDGLITAVLTMFGTAVLLVVLDWRLGLVCLTAFPILVLLTWWFRSESSKTYLKVREAAALVIVQFVETMTGIKAVQAYRREPRNQQIFEDVADQYKSINERAFKLLAIFMPAVRLTGNLTTGAVLLFGGYLVLHDEMTLGTLTAFLLYLRIFFEPMQEISQFFNTFQSASAALEKIAGVLAQDPDIQDPAHPVPLSDVKGHIGFHDVQFSYVPDRPVLPSLTLDIPAGQTVALVGTTGAGKTTIAKLLARFYDPVSGAVTLDGIDLRDIAQSALREQVVMVTQENFMFEGTIADNIRFGRPTATDAEVRAAAAAVGADRFIDGLPEGFGTDVAKRGGRLSAGQRQLIAFARAFLADPAALILDEATSSLDIPSERMVQRAMTTVLADRTAVVIAHRLSTVLSADRVLVLEHGEIVEDGPPSELVDAGGQFAGLHRAWVESLA, encoded by the coding sequence ATGACGGCGAACACGGATTGGCGCGGGCAGGCGGTCACCGCCGACGACGAGAACCTGCCCATCGACGAGTCGGTATCGCGGCGCCGCGAGGCCCGCTGGCTGCTAGGTTCCCTGCTGCGCCCCTACAAGGCGGTGCTCGCGGTGCTGGCGGTCGTGGTGGTGGTGGAGAACGCCGCCCGGCTGTCGGTGCCGCTGTTGGTGCAGCGCGGAATCGACCACGGCATCCCGCCGATCGTCGCCGGTGGCACCGCGCACGAACTCGTCCTGATCCTGACCGCGCTGTGCGGTGTGGTCGTGGTGCAGGCCACCAGCCGGATGTACTTCCTGCGCCGGTCCGGGCGGATCGGCCAGGAGATCCTGATCGAACTGCGGCGCAGGCTGTTCCGGCATTTCCAGCGCCTCGACGTGGCGTTCCACGACCGCTACACCTCCGGTCGGGTGGTTGCGCGGTCCACCAACGATGTCGACGCCATCCAGGACATGCTGGCCACCGGCTTCGACGGGCTGATCACCGCGGTGCTGACGATGTTCGGCACGGCCGTGCTGCTGGTGGTGCTGGACTGGCGGCTCGGGCTGGTCTGCCTGACGGCGTTCCCGATCCTGGTGCTGTTGACGTGGTGGTTCCGCAGCGAGTCGTCCAAGACGTATCTGAAGGTGCGCGAGGCTGCCGCACTGGTCATCGTGCAGTTCGTCGAGACCATGACCGGTATCAAGGCCGTGCAGGCCTACCGCCGCGAACCGCGTAACCAGCAGATCTTCGAAGACGTTGCCGACCAGTACAAGTCGATCAACGAGCGGGCCTTCAAACTGCTCGCGATCTTCATGCCCGCGGTGCGGCTGACGGGCAACCTCACCACCGGTGCGGTTCTGCTGTTCGGCGGGTACCTGGTGCTGCACGACGAGATGACGCTGGGCACGCTGACCGCGTTCCTGCTGTATCTGCGCATCTTCTTCGAGCCGATGCAGGAGATCTCGCAGTTCTTCAACACCTTCCAGTCCGCGTCGGCGGCACTGGAGAAGATCGCCGGGGTACTCGCCCAGGATCCCGACATCCAGGATCCGGCGCACCCGGTGCCACTGTCGGACGTGAAGGGCCATATCGGCTTTCACGATGTGCAGTTCTCCTATGTCCCGGATCGTCCGGTGTTGCCGTCACTGACCTTGGACATCCCGGCCGGACAGACCGTCGCGCTGGTCGGGACCACCGGGGCCGGCAAGACGACGATCGCCAAGCTGCTGGCGCGGTTCTACGACCCGGTCAGCGGCGCGGTGACCCTCGACGGGATCGACCTGCGTGACATCGCCCAGAGCGCGCTGCGTGAGCAGGTGGTGATGGTGACCCAGGAGAACTTCATGTTCGAGGGGACCATCGCCGACAACATCCGGTTCGGCAGGCCCACGGCTACCGACGCCGAGGTGCGCGCGGCCGCGGCGGCGGTCGGTGCCGACCGCTTCATCGACGGGTTGCCCGAGGGCTTCGGCACCGATGTCGCCAAGCGTGGCGGCCGGCTGTCGGCGGGGCAGCGTCAGTTGATCGCCTTCGCCCGCGCGTTCCTGGCCGATCCGGCGGCGCTGATCCTGGACGAGGCGACGTCATCACTGGATATCCCGAGTGAGCGGATGGTGCAGCGTGCCATGACCACTGTGCTGGCCGACCGCACCGCGGTGGTGATCGCACACCGGCTCTCCACGGTGCTCAGTGCCGACCGGGTGCTGGTGCTGGAGCACGGCGAGATCGTCGAGGACGGACCGCCCAGCGAGTTGGTCGATGCCGGCGGGCAATTCGCCGGATTGCACCGGGCGTGGGTGGAGTCGTTGGCGTAA
- a CDS encoding helix-turn-helix transcriptional regulator encodes MSSLLRPRDTDAVRAALRRVAAEGDVPVLFGGEVHEDALLLSEFVGTRTAGLRGLVVRSNSGLGGATMVAGRPLAVSDYRNAASITHDYDAPVLSEGIRSVLAVPVVVDGSARAILYGAYRSGAPFGGLAADLMVGSARRLAQELRVRDEVDRRMRLLEARMTGAANPETIREVYAGLRTLAAGADTDTAAELHRLAELLSAPAASEFHLSPREIDVLAQIALGCTNAEAAERLSLKTETVKSYLRSAAGKLGTKTRHEAVSKARRAGLIP; translated from the coding sequence GTGTCGTCCCTGTTGCGTCCCCGCGACACCGACGCCGTGCGCGCCGCGCTCCGCCGGGTCGCCGCCGAGGGTGATGTACCGGTGCTGTTCGGCGGTGAGGTGCACGAGGACGCGCTGTTGCTGAGCGAGTTCGTCGGCACCCGGACCGCCGGGCTGCGGGGGCTGGTGGTGCGGTCCAATTCCGGTCTGGGCGGGGCGACCATGGTGGCCGGACGGCCGCTGGCGGTCTCGGACTACCGCAACGCCGCGTCGATCACCCATGACTACGACGCCCCGGTGCTGAGCGAGGGCATCCGGTCGGTGCTCGCCGTGCCCGTCGTGGTCGACGGCTCTGCCCGCGCGATCCTGTACGGCGCGTACCGCTCGGGGGCACCGTTCGGCGGGTTGGCCGCGGACCTGATGGTGGGGTCGGCGCGTCGCCTGGCCCAGGAATTGCGGGTGCGCGACGAGGTGGACCGCCGGATGCGACTACTGGAAGCGCGGATGACCGGCGCGGCGAATCCGGAGACCATCCGCGAGGTGTATGCCGGACTGCGCACGCTGGCCGCTGGCGCCGACACCGATACCGCCGCCGAACTGCACCGGTTGGCCGAACTACTGTCCGCACCCGCGGCGTCGGAGTTCCATCTGAGTCCGCGGGAGATCGACGTGCTGGCCCAGATCGCGTTGGGCTGCACCAATGCCGAGGCCGCCGAACGGCTTTCACTCAAGACCGAAACCGTGAAGAGCTATCTGCGCAGCGCGGCGGGAAAGCTAGGAACCAAGACCCGGCACGAGGCGGTGTCGAAGGCGCGCCGTGCCGGGCTGATTCCGTAG
- a CDS encoding YhgE/Pip domain-containing protein, with translation MLAGMSLGTDLKRFSRGAMPRIALVTVVLMPLLYGAMYLWAFWNPFDAVNKVPVALVNEDTGTEVDGKPLDAGRQVADALISSGQLQLHEVSADEAADGLRSGRYYFTVTLPEDFSADIASPSGGSPQQAQIDFAFNDANNYLGSIIGQNAAREVINQVNASIGQQTVGTVLTGLTDAGAGLVQAADGAQQLASGNAQANNGAQRLATGAGELTTGLVTARDGSAQLMAGTQQLASRVDSATGPLLEMLDRVHGLQLDPNEVGLLAQRLSLAVRSTTDRVAALNIDQAQAAAIVDQALGLLQTNPDPTVRHAGDVLAGAQRLLRANGIDPATDDGLLKLRDSASRLEGELGDPNSKLRVFITRALNGGLRDDVAQLRDGVDQLNNGAHQLNSGLVQLAAGGRQLTDGADQLADGTQKLADGSAELASKLKEGSAQVPSWTPQQRTDVARTIATPVALDLRTDNPAATFGTGFAPFFLPLALFIGALIIWMLLKPIQSRPVVHGLGALRVALASYWPALLIVVCQVAVMYVVVHFGVGLQAKHPLATVAFLLLIGATFLAVIQAFNAVFGVSVGRVVTLAFLMLQLVSAGGIYPVETTAKPFQILHPFDPMTYAVNGLRQTIAGGVDHRMWIAIAVLGGLLVAALAASSWAARRDRQYTMERLNPPIEV, from the coding sequence ATGCTTGCCGGAATGTCGCTGGGCACGGACCTGAAGCGCTTCTCCCGCGGGGCGATGCCGCGGATCGCGTTGGTAACGGTGGTGCTGATGCCACTGCTCTACGGGGCGATGTACCTGTGGGCCTTCTGGAATCCGTTCGATGCCGTCAACAAGGTGCCCGTGGCGCTGGTCAACGAGGACACCGGCACCGAGGTCGACGGTAAGCCACTGGACGCGGGCAGACAGGTCGCCGACGCTCTGATCAGCTCCGGACAGCTGCAGCTGCACGAGGTTTCGGCCGATGAGGCCGCCGACGGGCTGCGCAGCGGCAGGTACTACTTCACCGTCACCCTGCCCGAGGATTTCAGCGCCGATATCGCCTCACCCTCGGGCGGCTCACCGCAGCAGGCCCAGATCGACTTCGCCTTCAACGACGCCAACAACTACCTGGGCTCGATCATCGGGCAGAACGCCGCCCGCGAGGTCATCAACCAGGTCAACGCCAGCATCGGTCAGCAGACGGTGGGCACGGTGCTGACGGGCTTGACCGATGCCGGAGCCGGTCTGGTGCAGGCCGCCGACGGTGCCCAACAGTTGGCGAGTGGTAATGCCCAGGCCAACAACGGTGCTCAACGGTTGGCTACCGGGGCCGGCGAGCTGACCACCGGTCTGGTCACCGCGCGCGACGGGTCGGCACAACTGATGGCGGGCACCCAACAGCTGGCCTCCCGGGTGGATTCGGCGACCGGCCCGCTGTTGGAGATGCTGGATCGTGTCCACGGGCTGCAACTCGACCCCAACGAGGTGGGCCTGCTCGCCCAGCGGCTCAGTTTGGCGGTGCGCTCCACCACCGATCGGGTGGCAGCGCTGAATATCGATCAGGCGCAGGCCGCGGCGATCGTCGACCAGGCCCTCGGCCTCCTGCAGACCAACCCGGACCCAACGGTGCGGCATGCCGGTGACGTCCTGGCCGGTGCGCAGCGACTGCTGCGCGCCAACGGAATCGATCCCGCAACCGATGACGGCCTACTCAAGTTGCGCGACAGCGCATCCCGGTTGGAAGGCGAACTCGGCGACCCGAACAGCAAGCTGCGGGTGTTCATCACCCGTGCGCTCAATGGTGGATTGCGTGATGACGTGGCCCAACTGCGCGACGGTGTCGACCAATTGAACAATGGTGCCCACCAGCTCAACAGTGGACTGGTCCAGCTCGCCGCCGGTGGGCGCCAGCTCACCGACGGTGCCGACCAACTCGCCGACGGCACGCAGAAACTCGCCGACGGCAGTGCGGAATTGGCGAGCAAGCTCAAAGAGGGCTCGGCCCAAGTGCCGTCCTGGACTCCGCAACAGCGCACCGACGTGGCGCGCACGATCGCCACCCCCGTGGCGCTGGACCTGCGCACCGACAATCCGGCGGCCACCTTCGGCACGGGGTTCGCGCCGTTCTTCCTGCCACTGGCCCTGTTCATCGGGGCGCTGATCATCTGGATGCTGCTCAAGCCGATACAGTCACGGCCCGTCGTGCACGGGCTCGGCGCCCTGCGGGTGGCGCTGGCCTCCTACTGGCCCGCCTTGCTGATCGTGGTGTGCCAGGTGGCGGTGATGTACGTGGTGGTGCATTTCGGCGTCGGGCTGCAGGCCAAACACCCCTTGGCCACGGTGGCGTTCCTGCTGTTGATCGGGGCCACCTTCCTCGCGGTCATCCAGGCCTTCAATGCCGTCTTCGGGGTATCGGTGGGACGCGTGGTGACGCTGGCTTTCCTGATGCTGCAACTGGTGTCGGCCGGCGGCATATATCCGGTGGAGACCACCGCCAAACCGTTCCAGATCCTGCACCCGTTCGACCCGATGACCTACGCGGTGAACGGGTTGCGGCAGACCATCGCCGGCGGGGTCGATCACCGGATGTGGATCGCCATCGCGGTGCTCGGTGGGCTGCTGGTCGCCGCACTGGCCGCCAGCTCATGGGCGGCCCGGCGGGACCGGCAGTACACGATGGAGCGTCTGAACCCGCCGATCGAGGTCTGA